In Massilia sp. METH4, the genomic window TCCGGCGCGCTCGCGCCGGAGCCTTACATGGCGGCGCGCACGCCGTGGAAGTCGCGCGATTCGATGCGCGCATCGGCCGGGTCGCCGCCGATCAGGCCGAAACGCTTGAGGTGCGTGCGCAGCACGTTGCGGCTGATGCCCAATGCCTTTGCCGTCTGCACCTGGTTCTGCTCGCAGGCGTCGAAGGCCACGCGGATCAGCCGCTCCTCGACGGTATCGAACAGTGCCGGCTCGCCCGCCTCGACGAGATCGTTCAGCAGCGCGTCCAGCTGCTCCAGCCCCGACACCGCCCGCGCACCGCTGTCGTGATGAGCCGGGGCGACCGGCACGGTGGCGACCGCGGGTGGGCGCCCTGCCGGGACCCGACCGCCGATACGCAGGTCCTCGGCGAGGATGCGCTGCTGGCGGCACACGATCAAGGCATAGTGGATCACGTTTTCCAGCTCGCGAATATTGCCGGGCCAGTCGTAGGCCAGCAGCGCGCTTTCCGCATCGGCTTCCAGCGCCACGCCATCGAGCTTCATCTTCGCGCCGTACAGGCCGATGAAGTGGCGCGCCAGCGGCAGGATGTCGCCGGGCCGCTCGTACAGCGGCGGCAGGTTGACGGTGGCCACGCTGAGCCGGTAATACAGGTCCGAACGGAAGCGGTCCGCGGCGATCGCCTTGTGCAGGTCCACGTTGGTGGCGGCCACCAGCCGCACGTCGAGCGGGATCGCGCGGCGCGAGCCCAGGCGCACCACCTGCCGCTCCTGCAGCACGCGCAACAGCTTCACTTGCAGCGCGGGCGACAGGTCGCCGATCTCGTCGAGGAACAGCGTGCCGCCGTTGGCGGCCTCGAACCAGCCGGCGCGGGCCTGGCTTGCCCCCGTAAAAGCGCCCGCCTCATGGCCGAACAGTTCCGCGTCGATCAGCGATTCGCTGAAGGCGCCGCAGTTGACGGCGATGAAAGGGCCGGCACGCTCGCTTTGCGCATGGATATGGCGCGCGACGAGCTCCTTGCCCGTGCCGGTCTCGCCGATCACCAGCACGGTGGCGTCGCTGCGCGCCACTCTTTCCACCTGCTCGAGCAATGCAAGGGAACGGGGGTCGTGGAATAGCAGCGCCTTGGCGCGGATCGACAGCGCCATCCCGAACGAATCGGGAAAAGTCAGTACCTTGTTCACAGTGCCTCGCAATGAAAGGTCGTGGTACCGTGACCGGCACCGGGCCGGCCGCGCCTTACAGCTTGGCGACCGAGACTTCGGTGGCCTTCACGAGAGCCACCACTTCCACGCCGGGCGCCAGGCCCAGGTCGCGCACGGAGCGGGTGGTGATCACCGACGTGACGATGCCGGCCGGGGTTTCGATATCGACTTCCGACACGACCGGGCCGTCGATGATTTCCTTCACCTTGCCGCGGAACTGGTTACGGACGTTGATTGCCTTGATGCTCATGGATTCTCCTCTGTCGAGCGATAAAAATTAGGAATGCGATCACGGCTGGATGCGCCAGGCGTATGGCTTGCCGCCCGGGTGTGGGCATGAGCCGGCCCTCGCCATCGGGTGGGATGGCATGCGGGCGCCACGACGCGGTGGCGGGGCACGGATACGGTGGAAGTAGGGCGTTACATTCGGGTGCGGTTACATCGCATCGAACGGCCAGAAATCGCCCGGTGACGGGGTCGCGGCATGGAATGGACTGGATTCATCGGCATCGTTCCTGCTTCCTGGCGAATTCTGGTGTGCTCCAGATTAAAGACATGCCTGAAAAATAAGAACGAATCGTTTTGCCGATCTTTATACGCTGGCCGAATAAAGGTCGCGTACCGTGCTGTAGCGTACCGACGCGCCCGCCGCGGCCTGGCACCATGGAGCCATATCGTAACCACATCGAGGAGAACAATCATGGGCAAGTATCTGATTGCTTGGCTGCTGGGCGTGCCGGCCGTGGTGCTGGTGCTGATCTACCTGATCTTCTGATTGCCATGAAAACCGCCACCTCGCGTGGCGTTTTTTACTTTTGAAGGCACCGGCGGTGCCACGCCGATCGCTGTTGGGCTAAGCTGGCGGGCGAATCCACTTCGCCGACCGCCGCCATGTTCGTATCGCCACGCCGCGCCTTCCTGAAGCAATCGTTCGCCGCCACCGCCACCCTTTCAGGCCTCTCTGGCCTGCAAGCCCAGGCGGCGGGAGACTCGCCGGTCGCCACCACGCGGCACGGCCGGGTGCGCGGCTACCGCGACAACAGCATCAACGTCTTCAAGGGCGTGCGCTATGGCGCGGATACGGCGCCGCGCCGCTTCATGGCGCCGCTGCCGCCGCAACCCTGGGGCGGCATCCGGGACGCGCTCGAACACGGCGCGGCCTCGCCGCAGTCTTCCCGGGAAGACGCGACGAGCGAGGATTGCCTGTTCCTGAACGTGTACACGCCCGGCCTCGCCGATGGCGCGCGCCGCCCGGTCATGTTCTACATCCACGGGGGCGCCTACAACAACGGTTCCGGTTCCAGCCCGCTGTACGACGGCGTGCGGCTGTGCCGGCGAGGCGACGTGGTGGTGGTGACCGTCAACCACCGCCTGAATGCGTTCGGCTACCTGTACCTGGCGCGCCACGGCGGAGAACACTATGCCGATTCCGGCAACGCCGGCCAGCTCGACCTCGTCCTCGCGCTGCGCTGGGTGCGCGACAACATCGGCGCGTTCGGCGGCGATCCCGACAACGTGACCGTGTTCGGACAATCCGGTGGCGGCGCCAAGATCGCCACGCTCATGGCAACGCCCGCGGCGGCCGGCCTGTTCCACCGCGCCGCCACGATGAGCGGGCAGCAGGTGACGGCCAGCGGCCCGCTCAACGCCGCGTTGCGCGCGCAGGCGGTGCTGGATGCGCTGAAGCTGGCGCCGAACCGCGTGGACGACATCCGCACGCTGCCCTATCAACGGATCGTCGAGGTGCTGGGCACGCGCGACCCGGTGCTGCCGTTCGGCGGCGTGTCGTTCGCACCCGTGCTGGACGAGCGCAACCTGCCGCGCCACCCGTTCTATCCGGACGCGCCGCCCCAGTCGGCCCGCATTCCGATGATGATCGGTAACACGCACGATGAAACGCGCGCCTTCCTCGGCGGCGACCCGGCCAATTTCAACCTCGCATGGGACCAGCTGCCCGGCAAGCTCGTGCCGAACATGCGCGTCGACATCCAGCCCGAGGCCGTGATCGCCGCCTACCGCAAGCTCTATCCGGGACTGTCGGCCAGCGACCTGCTGTTCAAGATCACTACCGCCTCGCGCTCCTGGCGCGGCGCCATCATCGAGGCGGAAGAGCGGGCGAAAGCCGGCAGCCCCGCCTTCGTCTACCAGCTCGACTGGGCCACGCCAAAGGATGGCGGCAAGTTCGGCGCGCCGCACGCCTCCGACATCCAGCTCGTGTTCGACAATATCGCCAAGCCGGGCGCCACCGCGATCGGCCCGCAGGCGCAGCCGATGGCCGACATGATGAGCGAGGCGTTCATCGCCTTTGCCCGCACCGGCAATCCGGACAACCGGCTGCTGCCGCACTGGGAGCCGTACGACATGGCGCGGCGGCAGACCATGATCTTCGACGTGCCGCCACGCATGGAGGACGATCCGCGGGGGGCCGAGCGGCGCATCTTCGCCAGAGTGCCGTACGTGCAGCCAGGAACATGAAGAACATGCTGTCAGTCTTTGGACAGGTAGCCGGGCCGACAATGCGCGCTCCAACACATGCAAGGAGCGGCACATGTTCAGACAAGCAGTACTGTTTTTCGGCCTGGCAGCGGTTTCTTTACGCCGGCGCCACCACCCTGTTCCCCACGGTCGGCGAGAAGGGCCCGCCACAGCGGCTCACGCCTTCGTCGAGAAGGGCCAGTCGATCGTTCATGCGCGCGGCACTCGCTCCATGACTTTGCGCCGGCGCTGCGGCCAGGGAGGCGCTGCAAGCGCTTGTCGGCTCGGTGCAACTCGACTTCATGACGGATGGGGCGAGCCGAATTCGCGCGTAAGCCTCAGCATGTCGAGGAGCCGGATGCCCTGCTCGAAGATCGGCTCGGGGTAATTCGTGGTGAAGAAGTCCCTGTCGATCGCGGTGACCCGGAAGCCCTGGCGCTGGTAGAACGCCAGCTGGTAGCCAAAAGATCCGGTGCCGACCTCCAGCCGCGCCGCGCCAGCCTTTTCGTGGAAGCCGACGACCCATTCCAGCAAAGCCGTGCCGATGCCCGACTTCTGGCTGCCGGGGCGCACTGCGATGCTCATGAGTTCATGAGTGCCGCCGCCGCGCGCCTGCACGGCGCAGGCGGCAACGATCGCACCGCCGTCGAATGCCGCGAAGCATCGCGAACTGGCGAGGTAGGAGCGCACTTTCGTTTCGCTGGGGTCCGCCAGCAGCAGCAGGTCCAATGGGGCTTGCGCGGGATCGATTTCCGAGAAGGACAGGGGCATGGCGCGATCGGGCTGAAAACCCCGACTGTAGAGGGGAAATGCAGAACCGGCAATGCCGCGTGAAGGAAGGCCTCATCGACATGATCGCTACGCGTTGCGAAGACCGCCACGTTCCGGTGATTTTTGCTACGCTGATCCCATGCATACCGCCCAGCCTCCCACCCATACCCTGGAATTGCGCGTGCGCGAACTGTCGCAACTGTTCAATTCCCTCGACCCGACGCCCTTCCTCAACCGCGACCTGGATCGCTCCTGCGAGGTCTATATCGAGAACTGGGCACTGCCACTGCCCGCCGACAGCCGCCTGCACCTCGTGATCCACGTCGAGGAACCGGTCGAGCCGCGGGAGGCGGGCGAACTGCTGGCCGATGCGGTCCACAATCACTACGGCTACAAGATCGAGCTGGCGCGCGGCGAACTGGCCCAGTTGCTCAGGCAGGGGAGAGCAAGCCTCGTGATCGGTCTCGTGTTCGTGGCCGCCTGCCTCACCGCGGGCGAGCTGCTGCTGAACGCGTTTCCCGGGCACGCCGCGAAGGTGGCGCGGGAAAGCCTGACGATCATCGGCTGGGTGGCCATGTGGCGGCCCGTGCAGATCTTCCTCTATGACTGGTGGCCGTTGAAAAGCCGGATCGGGACGCTGGAGAGCATCCGGTTCGCCCGCGTCTCCGTCGTGCAGCGTGGTGCAGGCGTGGACGCCGGTGCACGCTGACCCGGCCATGGGTCATGCTTAATCAAACATAACAAAAGATTCGGCGAGTCATTGTCTGGTCATCAAGCTGTCATTTATGACTACTAGAATCCGGGGCGTTT contains:
- a CDS encoding sigma-54 dependent transcriptional regulator, with amino-acid sequence MNKVLTFPDSFGMALSIRAKALLFHDPRSLALLEQVERVARSDATVLVIGETGTGKELVARHIHAQSERAGPFIAVNCGAFSESLIDAELFGHEAGAFTGASQARAGWFEAANGGTLFLDEIGDLSPALQVKLLRVLQERQVVRLGSRRAIPLDVRLVAATNVDLHKAIAADRFRSDLYYRLSVATVNLPPLYERPGDILPLARHFIGLYGAKMKLDGVALEADAESALLAYDWPGNIRELENVIHYALIVCRQQRILAEDLRIGGRVPAGRPPAVATVPVAPAHHDSGARAVSGLEQLDALLNDLVEAGEPALFDTVEERLIRVAFDACEQNQVQTAKALGISRNVLRTHLKRFGLIGGDPADARIESRDFHGVRAAM
- a CDS encoding TOBE domain-containing protein, which translates into the protein MSIKAINVRNQFRGKVKEIIDGPVVSEVDIETPAGIVTSVITTRSVRDLGLAPGVEVVALVKATEVSVAKL
- a CDS encoding carboxylesterase/lipase family protein encodes the protein MFVSPRRAFLKQSFAATATLSGLSGLQAQAAGDSPVATTRHGRVRGYRDNSINVFKGVRYGADTAPRRFMAPLPPQPWGGIRDALEHGAASPQSSREDATSEDCLFLNVYTPGLADGARRPVMFYIHGGAYNNGSGSSPLYDGVRLCRRGDVVVVTVNHRLNAFGYLYLARHGGEHYADSGNAGQLDLVLALRWVRDNIGAFGGDPDNVTVFGQSGGGAKIATLMATPAAAGLFHRAATMSGQQVTASGPLNAALRAQAVLDALKLAPNRVDDIRTLPYQRIVEVLGTRDPVLPFGGVSFAPVLDERNLPRHPFYPDAPPQSARIPMMIGNTHDETRAFLGGDPANFNLAWDQLPGKLVPNMRVDIQPEAVIAAYRKLYPGLSASDLLFKITTASRSWRGAIIEAEERAKAGSPAFVYQLDWATPKDGGKFGAPHASDIQLVFDNIAKPGATAIGPQAQPMADMMSEAFIAFARTGNPDNRLLPHWEPYDMARRQTMIFDVPPRMEDDPRGAERRIFARVPYVQPGT
- a CDS encoding GNAT family N-acetyltransferase translates to MPLSFSEIDPAQAPLDLLLLADPSETKVRSYLASSRCFAAFDGGAIVAACAVQARGGGTHELMSIAVRPGSQKSGIGTALLEWVVGFHEKAGAARLEVGTGSFGYQLAFYQRQGFRVTAIDRDFFTTNYPEPIFEQGIRLLDMLRLTREFGSPHPS